A single Micromonospora luteifusca DNA region contains:
- the pgsA gene encoding CDP-diacylglycerol--glycerol-3-phosphate 3-phosphatidyltransferase encodes MTGATESTPARVVAVVPVVNAANALTALRLVLVPVFGASVIMSGMTHSGWRMAACLIFAVASATDLVDGWIARRFGLVTSVGKVADPIADKALTGAALVLLSWYDQLPWWVTALILVRELGITGLRFWVLRHGVIAASRGGKVKTALQILAIAWYLWPMPAALAGVGPWIMAAAVLVTVATGFDYVAQALRLRRPH; translated from the coding sequence GTGACCGGAGCGACGGAGTCGACCCCCGCCCGGGTGGTCGCCGTGGTGCCCGTCGTCAACGCGGCGAACGCGCTGACCGCCCTGCGGCTCGTGCTGGTGCCGGTCTTCGGAGCCTCGGTGATCATGTCCGGGATGACCCACTCCGGCTGGCGGATGGCGGCTTGTCTGATCTTCGCGGTGGCCTCGGCGACCGACCTGGTGGACGGCTGGATCGCCCGCCGGTTCGGGCTGGTCACCTCGGTCGGCAAGGTGGCCGACCCGATCGCCGACAAGGCGCTCACCGGTGCGGCCCTGGTGCTGCTCTCCTGGTACGACCAACTGCCCTGGTGGGTGACCGCGCTGATCCTCGTCCGCGAGCTGGGCATCACGGGGTTGCGGTTCTGGGTGCTCCGGCACGGCGTGATCGCCGCCAGCCGGGGCGGCAAGGTCAAGACTGCGCTGCAGATCCTCGCCATCGCCTGGTACCTCTGGCCGATGCCGGCGGCCCTCGCTGGCGTCGGCCCGTGGATCATGGCGGCTGCCGTCCTGGTCACGGTCGCCACCGGCTTCGACTACGTAGCCCAGGCCCTCCGCCTCCGCCGTCCGCACTGA
- a CDS encoding YbjN domain-containing protein, whose product MPALEAALADARDLPDGPARQAALERLAERADATGDVRSGMDARFALIEAYLLHGERWRLVEPVRRCRAAADHRPELLTEAEAGLLLRYQRYAVEALIGTPRVGLDQTRSLLHDLAHRVGVAGPDTPTVAELHCRIADHLGDEPTARHWYERWSGKRPGPAGGCPGCAPARRAELLAGWGEWRAALDELRESDGDREACTDQPERDLVAGLLPALRAGEPERAAAAHVRAYRRHRRERAAFAHLAAHLRFCALGGHLGRGLTILAEQLPRLDQPTDDLAAMEFAAAGALVCALAVEAGLGGRTMPRPAYGGRPPTEPDVAGLGALLLGVANELAGSFDARNGTGHHSGRIAAWLAERPLAASVPLPADDELDEPDADRSDDEAQWSERELVALSLDMITKVLVGRGDRYLVEEGDTVAGRWGGAVIQFRRAGERGEVLHARVMATRRLPAARRAEAYAFCNAWNHDRLLPKAYAHELGEELVLAGDVATDLAHGVAPAQLMVLVDAAITTGVAYAEAVAALP is encoded by the coding sequence CTGCCCGCGTTGGAGGCCGCGCTCGCCGACGCCCGGGACCTGCCCGACGGACCAGCCCGGCAGGCCGCCCTGGAGCGGCTCGCCGAGCGCGCCGACGCGACCGGCGACGTCCGGTCCGGGATGGACGCACGGTTCGCGCTGATCGAGGCGTACCTGCTGCACGGGGAGCGGTGGCGTCTGGTCGAGCCGGTCCGGCGCTGCCGGGCCGCCGCCGACCACCGGCCCGAGCTGCTCACCGAAGCCGAGGCCGGGCTGCTGCTGCGCTACCAGCGGTACGCGGTGGAGGCACTGATCGGCACCCCGCGGGTCGGTCTGGACCAGACCCGCTCCCTGCTGCACGACCTGGCCCACCGGGTCGGCGTGGCTGGTCCGGACACGCCGACCGTCGCGGAGCTGCACTGCCGGATCGCCGACCACCTGGGCGACGAGCCCACCGCCCGCCACTGGTACGAACGGTGGTCCGGTAAGCGGCCCGGCCCGGCCGGTGGCTGCCCGGGCTGCGCCCCGGCCCGGCGAGCGGAACTGCTGGCCGGTTGGGGCGAGTGGCGGGCCGCGCTCGACGAACTACGGGAGTCCGACGGTGACCGAGAGGCCTGCACCGACCAGCCCGAACGGGATCTGGTCGCCGGCCTGCTGCCCGCCCTGCGGGCCGGCGAGCCGGAGCGGGCCGCGGCGGCACACGTTCGGGCGTACCGCCGGCACCGACGCGAGCGCGCCGCGTTCGCGCATCTCGCCGCGCACCTGCGGTTCTGCGCACTGGGCGGGCACCTGGGACGCGGGCTGACCATCCTGGCCGAGCAGCTGCCCCGATTGGACCAGCCGACCGACGACCTCGCCGCCATGGAGTTCGCCGCCGCCGGAGCGCTCGTTTGCGCGCTGGCCGTGGAGGCGGGGCTGGGCGGGCGGACGATGCCACGCCCGGCGTACGGCGGGCGACCCCCCACCGAGCCGGACGTGGCCGGACTCGGTGCCCTGCTGCTCGGGGTGGCGAACGAGCTGGCCGGCAGCTTCGACGCCCGCAACGGCACCGGCCACCACTCCGGACGGATAGCTGCCTGGCTCGCCGAGCGCCCGCTCGCGGCATCGGTCCCGCTGCCCGCCGACGACGAACTCGACGAGCCCGACGCCGACCGGTCCGACGATGAGGCCCAGTGGAGCGAGCGGGAGCTCGTGGCGCTGAGCCTCGACATGATCACCAAAGTTTTGGTCGGGCGCGGCGACCGGTACCTGGTGGAGGAGGGCGACACGGTGGCCGGCCGGTGGGGTGGCGCGGTGATCCAGTTCCGGCGGGCCGGTGAGCGCGGGGAGGTGCTGCACGCGCGGGTCATGGCCACCCGCCGGCTGCCGGCAGCCCGCCGCGCCGAGGCGTACGCCTTCTGCAATGCGTGGAACCACGACCGGCTGCTGCCCAAGGCGTACGCGCACGAGCTGGGCGAGGAGTTGGTGCTGGCCGGCGACGTGGCCACGGACCTGGCGCACGGGGTCGCACCGGCGCAACTCATGGTCCTGGTGGACGCCGCCATCACCACCGGCGTGGCGTACGCCGAGGCGGTCGCCGCGCTGCCCTAA
- a CDS encoding LPXTG cell wall anchor domain-containing protein gives MNRLLSSGLLAAALLFVPTLAGPAAAAPAPTASPSATAAPTVTARGDIVFLAQDPWFPSGPLEVTVKNPGATAAKGFFVLRLPNSVEPTSGGDCKAISGTPRSWLCGGAELPAGGERAYRLVVTSSAPKPVFGVSAWGSVAGRDAAGVTDQFTDFRINWPDRASLRLRATAAPVVDGMTTVRVQVTNTGTFDIGGYSLNITTPAGVRVTAPACSDSGRMNGVGCEIPRRRVIADSATDSFDVRLTVTAGTKTVQLSLAPTDRYTNKDSALTLRLGGTGGSGAGDATTPPPADPTATPTPTPTPTPTTVGTSTPEAAQLPRTGTSGSTYGLIGAVLLALGVGLLVLRRRMSRG, from the coding sequence ATGAACCGCCTGCTCAGCTCCGGCCTCCTCGCCGCCGCCCTGCTCTTCGTGCCCACCCTCGCCGGGCCGGCCGCCGCCGCGCCGGCCCCGACCGCGTCGCCGAGCGCGACCGCCGCGCCCACGGTCACCGCTCGTGGCGACATCGTCTTCCTCGCCCAGGACCCGTGGTTCCCGTCCGGCCCGCTGGAGGTCACCGTCAAGAACCCCGGCGCCACGGCGGCGAAGGGTTTCTTCGTTCTGCGGCTGCCGAATTCCGTCGAGCCGACCTCGGGTGGGGACTGCAAGGCCATCAGCGGCACGCCACGGAGCTGGCTCTGCGGCGGCGCGGAGCTTCCCGCCGGGGGTGAGCGCGCGTACCGGCTGGTGGTCACGTCGTCGGCGCCGAAGCCGGTCTTCGGAGTGAGCGCGTGGGGCTCCGTCGCCGGCCGGGACGCCGCCGGGGTCACCGATCAGTTCACCGACTTCCGAATCAACTGGCCGGACCGTGCGTCCCTACGGCTGCGGGCCACCGCGGCTCCGGTCGTCGACGGGATGACGACGGTACGGGTGCAGGTCACGAACACCGGCACCTTCGACATCGGCGGTTACTCGCTCAACATCACCACCCCGGCCGGGGTGCGGGTGACCGCGCCGGCGTGCTCCGACAGCGGCCGGATGAACGGCGTGGGCTGCGAGATCCCGCGGCGGCGTGTGATCGCCGACAGTGCCACCGACAGCTTCGACGTACGACTGACGGTCACCGCGGGCACGAAGACCGTGCAGCTCTCCCTCGCCCCGACGGACCGTTACACCAACAAGGACTCCGCGCTGACGCTTCGCCTGGGCGGCACGGGCGGATCCGGTGCCGGCGACGCCACCACCCCGCCACCGGCCGATCCGACCGCCACGCCGACGCCGACGCCGACGCCGACGCCGACCACGGTGGGCACGTCCACCCCGGAAGCGGCGCAGCTGCCCCGCACCGGCACCTCCGGCAGCACGTACGGCCTCATCGGCGCGGTGCTGCTGGCCCTCGGGGTCGGACTGCTCGTGCTGCGGCGTCGGATGTCGCGGGGCTGA
- a CDS encoding helix-turn-helix domain-containing protein: MILLRRVIGDALRARRQGQQRTLREVSTAANVSLGYLSEIERGHKEPSSELLAAICDALGARLSELLREVSDTVALAEQMPEVLVSMQDEPADAATVPKSTSRGVRQVTSDGKVAVSVRQDSPLKATLRSSRVRPTERDRDVVCAA, from the coding sequence ATGATCCTGCTACGCCGGGTGATCGGTGACGCACTGCGGGCGCGCCGGCAGGGGCAGCAGCGCACGCTGCGTGAGGTGTCCACCGCCGCCAACGTCAGCCTCGGCTACCTCTCCGAGATCGAGCGGGGGCACAAGGAGCCGTCCAGCGAGCTGCTCGCCGCGATTTGTGACGCCCTCGGCGCCCGTCTGTCCGAGCTTCTGCGTGAGGTGAGCGACACCGTGGCACTCGCCGAGCAGATGCCCGAGGTGCTCGTCTCGATGCAGGACGAGCCGGCCGATGCCGCGACAGTGCCCAAGAGCACCAGCCGCGGTGTTCGTCAGGTCACCTCCGATGGCAAGGTCGCCGTTTCGGTCCGCCAGGACTCTCCGCTCAAGGCCACGTTGCGCAGCTCCCGCGTCCGCCCGACCGAGCGCGACCGGGACGTGGTCTGCGCCGCCTGA
- a CDS encoding CinA family protein, which translates to MQREADGAADDAATGSAAAGVVHSLAQRHETLATVESLTGGLLAASIVEIAGVSGIYRGGLVVYATELKGTLAGVPADLLSERGPVDPEVATALAEGGRQRCDAVWGIATTGVAGPEPQDGKPVGLVYVAVAGPNGTEVRQLSLDGGREHVRAAAVVEALRLLAERIHAAEDAQAAADAAAPDADSQTVAGATRGGAGSARADRR; encoded by the coding sequence ATGCAGCGAGAGGCGGATGGTGCGGCGGACGACGCCGCGACAGGCAGCGCGGCGGCGGGTGTGGTGCACAGTCTGGCGCAACGGCACGAGACCCTGGCCACGGTCGAATCGCTCACCGGTGGGCTGCTGGCCGCATCGATCGTGGAGATCGCCGGGGTCAGCGGGATCTACCGCGGCGGCCTCGTGGTCTACGCCACCGAGTTGAAGGGGACCCTGGCCGGCGTGCCCGCCGACCTGCTGTCCGAACGGGGACCGGTGGACCCGGAGGTGGCGACGGCGCTCGCCGAGGGTGGCCGCCAGCGCTGCGACGCGGTCTGGGGAATCGCCACCACCGGCGTCGCCGGCCCCGAGCCGCAGGACGGCAAGCCCGTCGGCCTGGTCTACGTCGCGGTCGCCGGCCCGAACGGCACCGAGGTCCGCCAGCTCTCCCTCGACGGCGGGCGGGAGCACGTCCGCGCGGCGGCGGTGGTCGAGGCGCTGCGGTTGCTCGCCGAGCGCATCCACGCCGCCGAAGACGCACAGGCCGCTGCCGACGCCGCCGCCCCTGACGCCGACTCCCAGACCGTAGCCGGGGCCACCCGGGGCGGGGCGGGGTCGGCCCGCGCCGACCGCCGGTGA
- a CDS encoding DNA translocase FtsK — MAGRTSQASRRRGASPRGGTNSRARQPAKKTRAPVRRRTTPARPGPAVYVGRAVGALWMGVAHGMGWAVRAAGRQAASARDLDPEHRRDGAGLLMFGLALLTAVALWFSGAGPVGARLADSIRLFLGAISVVVPVLLMIGAWRLMRQPVDPEHRGRGLIGWTSLLVSTAALLQIGQAPANPLQRDFAGGLVGAGVGGLLERAVTAWVAVPLLILLLLFGLLVVTATPINKIPERLGLLAGGLVAPSDAAVGEESDEAAPRPARKRPAKRMPPPLDPDDFEDLDGADLQETMVLPRKSPAKVPASRRPPAEPPEHSPPPTRAEQLALTGLAGDYVLPPANMLSAGAAAKTRSKANDEVIAALTGVFDQFDVDAAVTGFTRGPTVTRYEVELGHGVKVERITQLSRNIAYAVKSPDVRILSPIPGKSAVGVEIPNTDPENVALGDVLRSRAATSDHHPMVVALGKDIEGGYVVANLAKMPHILIAGATGAGKSSCLNTLLVSVLTRATPDEVRLLLIDPKRVEMTGYEGIPHLVTPIVTNAKKAADSLDWVVREMDMRYDDLAANGVRHIDDFNRKVRNGEIKAPPGSEREMRPYPYLLVIVDELADLMMVAPRDVEDSVVRITQLARAAGIHLVLATQRPSVDVVTGLIKANVPSRLAFATSSLADSRVILDQPGAEKLLGRGDGLFLPMGASKPVRIQGAWVTEREIADVVKFCKDQREPEFRKDVLAPAQESKKKIDEDIGDDLDLLVQAVELVVTSQFGSTSMLQRKLRVGFAKAGRLMDLMETRGVVGPSEGSKARDVLVKPDELEEVLAGLRGDGD, encoded by the coding sequence ATGGCGGGCCGTACCTCTCAGGCGAGCCGGCGGCGCGGCGCGTCGCCGCGCGGTGGCACCAACAGTCGTGCCCGTCAACCGGCGAAGAAGACCCGGGCGCCGGTCCGGCGTCGTACCACGCCGGCCCGGCCCGGCCCGGCGGTGTACGTGGGCCGCGCGGTGGGTGCTTTGTGGATGGGCGTGGCGCACGGGATGGGTTGGGCGGTGCGCGCCGCCGGTCGGCAGGCCGCCTCGGCTCGCGATCTCGACCCGGAGCACCGCCGTGACGGCGCCGGCCTGCTGATGTTCGGGCTCGCCCTGCTCACCGCGGTGGCGCTCTGGTTCTCCGGAGCGGGCCCGGTGGGCGCGCGACTGGCCGACTCGATCCGGTTGTTCCTGGGCGCGATCTCCGTCGTCGTGCCGGTGCTGCTGATGATCGGGGCGTGGCGGTTGATGCGTCAGCCGGTTGATCCGGAGCACCGGGGCCGCGGGTTGATCGGCTGGACCTCACTGCTCGTGTCGACCGCCGCGCTGCTCCAGATCGGTCAGGCCCCGGCCAACCCGTTGCAGCGGGACTTCGCGGGTGGCCTGGTCGGCGCGGGCGTCGGCGGGTTGCTGGAGCGCGCGGTCACCGCCTGGGTGGCGGTGCCGCTGCTGATCCTGCTGCTGCTCTTCGGTCTGCTCGTGGTGACCGCGACCCCGATCAACAAGATCCCCGAGCGGCTGGGCCTGCTCGCTGGCGGTCTGGTCGCCCCGTCGGACGCCGCCGTCGGCGAGGAGTCGGACGAGGCGGCCCCACGACCGGCGCGCAAGAGGCCGGCGAAGCGGATGCCGCCGCCGCTGGACCCGGACGACTTCGAGGACCTGGACGGTGCGGACCTCCAGGAGACCATGGTGCTGCCGCGCAAGTCGCCGGCGAAGGTGCCGGCGAGCCGTCGGCCACCGGCCGAGCCGCCGGAGCACTCGCCCCCGCCGACCCGGGCCGAGCAGCTCGCATTGACCGGGTTGGCCGGGGACTACGTCCTGCCGCCAGCCAACATGCTCAGCGCCGGAGCCGCCGCGAAGACCCGCAGCAAGGCCAACGACGAGGTGATCGCCGCACTGACGGGCGTCTTCGACCAGTTCGATGTGGACGCCGCGGTCACCGGTTTCACTCGTGGCCCGACGGTCACCCGGTACGAGGTGGAGTTGGGGCACGGCGTCAAGGTCGAACGGATCACGCAACTCTCCCGCAACATCGCGTACGCGGTGAAGTCACCGGACGTGCGGATCCTCAGCCCGATCCCGGGCAAGAGCGCCGTCGGCGTGGAGATCCCGAACACCGACCCGGAGAACGTCGCCCTCGGCGACGTGCTGCGCTCGCGGGCGGCGACAAGCGACCACCACCCGATGGTGGTGGCGCTCGGCAAGGACATCGAGGGCGGCTACGTGGTGGCCAACCTCGCCAAGATGCCGCACATTCTCATCGCCGGGGCCACCGGAGCCGGAAAGTCGAGCTGCCTCAACACCCTGCTGGTGTCCGTCCTCACTCGGGCGACCCCGGACGAGGTGCGGCTGTTGTTGATCGACCCGAAGCGGGTCGAGATGACCGGCTACGAGGGCATCCCGCACCTGGTCACCCCGATCGTGACAAACGCCAAGAAGGCGGCCGACTCGCTGGACTGGGTGGTCCGCGAGATGGACATGCGCTACGACGACCTCGCCGCCAACGGGGTCCGGCACATCGACGACTTCAACCGCAAGGTCCGCAACGGCGAGATCAAGGCCCCGCCGGGCAGCGAACGGGAGATGCGCCCGTACCCGTACCTGCTGGTGATCGTGGACGAGCTGGCCGACCTGATGATGGTCGCGCCCCGCGACGTGGAGGACTCGGTCGTCCGGATCACCCAGCTGGCCCGTGCGGCCGGCATCCACCTGGTGTTGGCCACCCAGCGCCCCTCGGTCGACGTGGTGACCGGTCTGATCAAGGCGAACGTGCCGTCCCGGCTGGCGTTCGCCACCTCCTCGCTCGCGGACTCCCGGGTCATCCTCGACCAGCCGGGCGCGGAGAAGCTGCTCGGTCGTGGTGACGGGCTCTTCCTGCCGATGGGCGCCTCCAAACCGGTACGCATCCAGGGCGCCTGGGTCACCGAGCGGGAAATCGCCGACGTGGTGAAGTTCTGCAAGGACCAGCGTGAGCCGGAGTTCCGCAAGGACGTGCTGGCCCCCGCGCAGGAGAGCAAGAAGAAGATCGACGAGGACATCGGCGACGACCTCGACCTGTTGGTGCAGGCGGTGGAACTGGTGGTCACCTCGCAGTTCGGCTCGACCTCGATGCTGCAGCGCAAGCTGCGGGTCGGTTTCGCGAAGGCGGGCCGACTGATGGACCTGATGGAGACCCGTGGGGTGGTTGGGCCGTCCGAGGGGTCGAAGGCGCGCGACGTGCTGGTCAAGCCGGACGAGTTGGAGGAGGTCCTGGCCGGTCTGCGCGGCGACGGCGACTGA
- the sugE gene encoding quaternary ammonium compound efflux SMR transporter SugE encodes MAWLVLVISGLMETAWAIALDRSAGFSRLIPSVVFVVTLALSMAGLAYALRDIPVGTGYAVWVGIGAVGTAVVGMVALGESASLPRILCLLLVVAGVIGLKIFH; translated from the coding sequence ATGGCCTGGCTCGTGCTGGTGATCTCTGGACTGATGGAGACGGCCTGGGCGATCGCCCTGGACCGCAGCGCCGGCTTCAGCCGGCTGATCCCATCAGTGGTGTTCGTGGTGACCCTGGCCCTGAGCATGGCCGGGCTGGCGTACGCGCTGCGCGACATCCCGGTCGGCACCGGGTACGCGGTCTGGGTCGGCATCGGTGCGGTCGGCACCGCGGTGGTCGGGATGGTGGCGCTCGGCGAGTCGGCGAGCCTGCCCCGGATCCTGTGCCTGCTGCTGGTGGTCGCCGGCGTGATCGGCCTGAAGATCTTCCACTGA
- a CDS encoding YbjN domain-containing protein: MASPEIESDPGEPLAGHPGALRPLTDELVAAVLAARGRSVGLTVDGELVGRFDDNMIWFLRLGGDGELLQVRTMVTATFGIEQVPALYAFCNSWNHDRLWPKAFVHVDDDGRARVYGEVITDLERGVTPHQLDQLLDCGISTGCQLAVAVRRLPGAVPS, translated from the coding sequence ATGGCGTCGCCGGAAATCGAGAGCGATCCGGGCGAACCGCTGGCCGGGCACCCTGGCGCACTGCGCCCACTGACCGACGAGTTGGTCGCCGCAGTGCTCGCCGCCCGCGGCCGGTCCGTCGGCCTGACCGTGGACGGCGAACTGGTGGGCCGTTTCGACGACAACATGATCTGGTTCCTGCGCCTCGGCGGGGACGGCGAACTGCTCCAGGTCCGCACCATGGTCACTGCCACCTTCGGAATCGAGCAGGTGCCCGCCCTGTACGCCTTCTGCAACTCGTGGAACCACGACCGGCTCTGGCCCAAGGCGTTCGTGCACGTCGACGACGACGGTCGGGCCCGGGTCTACGGCGAGGTGATCACCGACCTGGAACGCGGGGTGACCCCGCACCAGCTCGACCAACTGCTCGACTGTGGCATCTCCACCGGCTGCCAACTCGCCGTGGCGGTCCGGCGGCTGCCCGGCGCGGTGCCGTCGTGA
- a CDS encoding ornithine cyclodeaminase family protein, which yields MTLLYADPEVATALDAATTVDAMRAALLAAYEGRLVAPPRAAAPLNGGRLVLTAGHLVGEWYGFRSYDTFGHPQSEQLVVLHDARTGAIRAVAVGEELGSRRTGGLGGLAVDALARPDAATLGVIGSGRQAWTQVWATAAVRPLREVVVHSRSAARRDVFAARVRAELGVSARAVADPGSAVAGRDIVVLATTSPTPVLCAADLSPGTHVNAVGFKQRDRSEFGTDLLDAADLLVTDSPAQAADYQPPMLAATPPYAGRLRDLGGILAGAVPGRTSADQISVFCSTGLAGTEVFLLDALTRMGAECGRAAARGR from the coding sequence ATGACGCTGCTGTATGCCGACCCCGAGGTCGCCACCGCGCTGGACGCGGCCACCACGGTCGACGCCATGCGTGCCGCGCTCCTGGCCGCGTACGAGGGACGCCTGGTCGCCCCGCCCCGGGCCGCCGCCCCGCTCAACGGGGGGCGGCTGGTGCTGACCGCCGGGCACCTGGTCGGCGAGTGGTACGGCTTCCGCTCGTACGACACCTTCGGTCACCCGCAGAGCGAGCAACTGGTGGTGCTGCACGATGCCCGGACCGGGGCGATCCGGGCCGTCGCGGTCGGCGAGGAGTTGGGTTCCCGTCGTACCGGAGGGTTGGGTGGCCTGGCCGTCGACGCGTTGGCCCGCCCGGACGCGGCCACCCTCGGGGTGATCGGCTCCGGCCGGCAGGCATGGACCCAGGTCTGGGCCACCGCCGCGGTCCGCCCGCTGCGCGAGGTGGTGGTGCACAGCCGCTCCGCCGCCCGGCGGGACGTCTTCGCCGCTCGGGTCCGCGCCGAGCTGGGCGTGTCGGCCCGCGCGGTGGCCGATCCGGGCTCGGCCGTGGCCGGGCGGGACATCGTGGTGCTCGCGACCACCAGCCCGACCCCGGTGCTCTGCGCCGCCGACCTCAGCCCCGGCACGCACGTCAACGCGGTCGGCTTCAAGCAGCGTGACCGCAGTGAATTCGGCACCGACCTGCTGGACGCCGCGGACCTGCTGGTCACCGACTCGCCGGCCCAGGCGGCGGACTACCAGCCGCCGATGCTCGCGGCCACACCCCCGTACGCCGGACGGTTGCGGGACCTGGGTGGGATCCTGGCCGGCGCGGTCCCCGGCCGGACCAGCGCGGACCAGATCTCCGTCTTCTGCTCCACCGGCCTGGCCGGCACCGAGGTCTTCCTGCTCGACGCGCTGACCCGGATGGGCGCGGAGTGCGGCCGCGCCGCTGCCCGGGGTAGGTGA
- the rimO gene encoding 30S ribosomal protein S12 methylthiotransferase RimO yields MVSATSPSPSDHAEGRRVALLTLGCARNEVDSEELAARLHADGWQVTTDGEGADVVVVNTCGFVEKAKQDSIQTLLAAAGTGAKVVAAGCMAERYGRELADSLPEAQAVLSFDDYPDIAARLNAVVAGEQITAHTPRDRRELLPLTPVKRRDSAVSLPGHGTVTRTAVDTDEHTPAHLRQILRRRLDTGPVASLKLASGCDRRCAFCAIPAFRGAFVSRTPDELLAEAEWLAKSGVRELVLVSENSTSYGKDLGDPRALEKLLPQLAAVTGIVRVRASYLQPAETRPGLIEAIASTPGVAPYFDLSFQHSSEPVLRRMRRFGSTDRFLELLASARALAPDAGARSNFIVGFPGETRADIDELVRFLTEARLDAIGMFDYSDEDGTEAAGLPGKVSAATIKRRYDRLSALADELCSQRAEDRLGSTVEVLVDSIADGVVEGRAAHQAPEVDGSTTLVAPAEGGVDLAALRPGDLVRATVTGTEGVDLLAVPDEMISAAPGAAR; encoded by the coding sequence ATGGTGTCTGCCACCTCTCCTTCTCCCTCTGACCACGCCGAGGGCCGTCGCGTCGCCCTGCTCACCCTGGGCTGTGCCCGCAACGAGGTCGACTCGGAGGAGCTCGCCGCCCGGCTGCACGCCGACGGCTGGCAGGTGACCACCGACGGCGAGGGTGCCGACGTTGTGGTCGTCAACACCTGCGGCTTCGTGGAGAAGGCCAAGCAGGATTCCATCCAGACCCTGCTCGCCGCCGCGGGCACGGGCGCCAAGGTGGTCGCCGCGGGCTGCATGGCCGAGCGGTACGGCCGGGAGCTGGCCGACAGCCTGCCCGAGGCGCAGGCGGTGCTGAGCTTCGACGACTACCCGGACATCGCCGCCCGGCTGAACGCGGTCGTCGCCGGCGAGCAGATCACCGCGCACACCCCCCGGGACCGGCGTGAGCTGCTGCCGCTGACCCCGGTGAAGCGGCGCGACAGCGCCGTGTCGCTGCCCGGGCACGGCACCGTGACCCGCACCGCCGTCGACACCGACGAGCACACCCCGGCACACCTGCGGCAGATTCTGCGCCGTCGACTGGACACCGGCCCGGTGGCCTCGCTGAAGCTCGCCAGCGGCTGCGACCGGCGCTGCGCGTTCTGCGCCATCCCCGCCTTCCGTGGGGCGTTCGTCTCGCGTACCCCGGACGAGCTGCTCGCCGAGGCGGAGTGGCTGGCCAAGTCCGGCGTACGGGAGCTGGTGCTGGTCAGCGAGAACTCCACCTCGTACGGCAAGGACCTGGGCGACCCCCGCGCGTTGGAGAAGCTGCTGCCACAGCTCGCCGCGGTGACCGGCATCGTCCGGGTGCGGGCGAGCTACCTCCAGCCGGCCGAGACCCGCCCCGGGCTGATCGAGGCGATCGCCAGCACCCCGGGCGTGGCCCCGTACTTCGACCTGTCGTTCCAGCACTCCAGCGAGCCGGTGCTGCGCAGGATGCGACGTTTCGGCTCCACCGACCGGTTCCTGGAGCTGCTGGCCAGTGCCCGCGCGTTGGCCCCGGACGCGGGCGCCCGGAGCAACTTCATCGTCGGTTTCCCCGGCGAGACCCGCGCCGACATCGATGAGCTGGTCCGGTTCCTGACCGAGGCCCGTCTCGACGCGATCGGCATGTTCGACTACAGCGACGAAGACGGCACCGAGGCCGCCGGCCTGCCCGGCAAGGTCTCCGCCGCGACGATCAAGCGGCGCTACGACCGGCTGAGCGCGCTCGCCGACGAGCTGTGCTCGCAGCGGGCCGAGGATCGGCTCGGCTCGACCGTCGAGGTGCTGGTCGACTCGATCGCGGACGGCGTGGTGGAGGGTCGGGCGGCGCACCAGGCGCCGGAGGTGGACGGCTCCACCACCCTGGTCGCTCCGGCCGAGGGTGGGGTCGACCTCGCCGCGCTGCGCCCGGGTGATTTGGTCCGCGCAACGGTGACCGGCACCGAAGGGGTGGACCTGCTCGCTGTGCCGGATGAGATGATCTCGGCGGCGCCCGGCGCGGCACGGTGA